In Paenibacillus dendritiformis, the DNA window CCGGAACGGAAGCAGAAGCCGCAGCCGCTCAAAACGTATATTCAGAACATTGGACAAATCTTCAAGCAGCAGGGGCGCTGGCTCGTTCCCGCCTTTTTTGCCGGGGCGCTGTCCTTGTTTATCCTGTTCGGCATCCTGTTCTATTTATCCGACATTTTGGAGGAAAAGCCGTACCATTTGAAAGGGATCGTCAAAGGTCTTGTCCTAGCCATTCCGCTGCTCGGCATGGTGACGACCGCCTATCTTACCGGTTCGCTCATCAAGAAGAACGGCGTGCTGATGCGCTGGCTGATGAATATCGGACTTCTGCTTATGGCGATTTCGCTTGGATGCACGATTTTCTTCTACAAAAACGTGTACGGCTTTATCGCGCTCATTACCGTGAGCAGCATCGGGACGGGCTTGCTGCTGCCATGTCTGAACACGATGATCACCGGCACGGTGGAGAAGGCACAACGCGGCATGATCACATCGCTCTACAGCAGCCTTCGCTTCCTCGGAGTCGCCTTCGGGCCGCCGCTGTTCAGTTGGATGATGGACAAGTCCCACCGGCTTATTTTTATCGTTGTCACGGTCCTCTCCGTCATTGCGCTCATCCTCGTGTTCTTGTTCATTAAGCCGGACAAAAAAGTGCGCTAGCCGGCTTTTTTTCTATGTTTTCGCGGGAAAATCGACCTGTGAGCTCACTTGCAAAATCATTCAAAAATTGTGCTTTTTTCGCCAAACCATCACGTTTGACTGTATGGTTTGGTTTTTAGTATCATATAAATAAGAGTTCAGAGAGAGCGGTTTTCAGTACCGAGAAGGTTGCGGGGACTTGAACAAGAAGCAGCGCAATACAGGCCCAATACTAAATGAGCTATAAGGTTTCCGGAGGAAACATGCTTCGGAACGATACGCTCTTCGAAAGTGAGTGCAAGGTTCGATGTCAAGCACCTTCTTGTGTAACCTCGTGAGCAAAAGCGTACTCTTTGAACAACCTCTTAGAGTAAAAAAAGTGAGGTGAGGACGATGGGAATAAGTCGCTAATTCGGATCGGAGAGCTTGCCCGTGCGGCGAAGGTCAGCCAGCGGACAATTGATTATTATACGACAATCGGTCTAATCGAGCCGGCAGGACGGACAGATACGAACTATCGTCTGTACAGCCTTG includes these proteins:
- a CDS encoding MFS transporter — its product is MATQRSSSLWLEYTAIATVPLVLVLGNSMFVPILPEVKRHLHLTQLQTSLIITLFSVSAGLIIPIAGYLSDRFGRKAIIIPSLIIYGAAGIVTGLGALWESYGILIGFRAVQGLGAAGTASIAMALVGDLYKDAQESQALGLIEASNGSGKVISPILGSALALLTWTAPFFAFPVFCALSLVAVIFLIKEPERKQKPQPLKTYIQNIGQIFKQQGRWLVPAFFAGALSLFILFGILFYLSDILEEKPYHLKGIVKGLVLAIPLLGMVTTAYLTGSLIKKNGVLMRWLMNIGLLLMAISLGCTIFFYKNVYGFIALITVSSIGTGLLLPCLNTMITGTVEKAQRGMITSLYSSLRFLGVAFGPPLFSWMMDKSHRLIFIVVTVLSVIALILVFLFIKPDKKVR